Genomic window (Egicoccus halophilus):
GTCTGCACCGGTACGGCCAGCAGGCTGGTCACGGCGGCCAGCACGGCGCCGCGCACGGCCCAGGTCCAGGCGACGTCGCGCTCCTCGCGTCGGGCGGCCACCCAGGCGGAGAACGCGGCCGCGCCGGCGGCGAGCAGGACGCCGAGGTAGCTCGCCCCGCGCAACAGCGGTCCGACCACGCCGGTCCACTCCTGGCCGGCGCCACCGAACAGGTCGGCGACCAGGGCGTCGTCGACCTGCTCGCCGTCACCGACGACGAACGTGAACGTGCCGGCCACCGGGTGACTGTCGGCCGAGATCACGCGGAAGGTGACGACGTAGCCGCCATCGGGCAAATCCGCGGGCAGGGCCACCGCGACCTCGGTCGGGCTGACGGTCTCGCGCTCGCCGGCGTCGACGCGCGTGGCGTCCGCGTCGAAGACACGGATGCCGTCGGGTGTGGACGACACCGCCTCGCTGAAGCGCAACAGCACCTGCTCGGGTGCGGCCTCGAGTCGGGTGCCGTCGGGCGGGGAGGTCTCGATCAGCGACGCGTGCGCGCTCGCGGGCACGGCCAGCGCGACCAGCCAGGCGAGCGCGAGGGCCACGACGAGCAGCAGACGGGCCGTCGCCGGCCCGTCCGCGCGGGAGGTGGGGTGCAACGAGCCGGTCACACGGTGCTCCCGGCCGCGCCGTGGGCCCCGACCAGCCGTGGCCGGGGCAGGCGGCGCGTCAACGCCCACAGTGCCAGGACGCCGACGATCTCGGTCAGGTGCGGCAGCTCCTGCAACAGCGTGGCGCGGCCGGCGGCGAGGTCGAGCGCGCCGGTCACGACGGCGGCGGTCGCGACCACCGCGGCGATCGGCAGCACCCCGGCGGCGCGTTCGGGCTGCCAGGCGGCGAACAGCAGGCCGATGCCCAGCGCGAGCTCCAGGGCACCGAGATCGCGGCCGACGTGGGCGACCGGCCCCATGAGACCGGCGATCAGGGGGATCGCCAGCAGCAGCTGCGCGACCCCGGCCAGACCGATCAGCCAGCGCAGTTCCAGGACGCGGCGTTCGCGTTCGGCGGTGGCCTCGGCGGTGATCGCCACGAGCACGTCCGCGGTCAGCTGCGGGGCCGGAACGCCGCGGGCGCCCTGCACCTGCCGCTCGAGTCGCGGCAGCGCCGCGACGAACGTCCGACAGCCGCCGCAGTCGCGCAGGTGGTCGTGCTCGCGCGCGCCCGTCGAGGCTTCACCGTCGGCGCTGGCCGAGAACAGCTCGCGCACCTGGTCACAGACGCCGGTCCGTCGGGCCGTTGGCATGAGCAGTCCTTGGGAACGTGTTCCGCCGCCCGAGGGAGCGTACGGGCGGCGGAACCGGGAGGATGTCACGACCAGGTGGTCGTCGACGACGTCGGCGCGGTTCCCGCCCCCCCGACGGTGTGCGCGCGCCGGACGTCGCTTCAGCGGCGGCGCGCCGTGGCAAGGGCGCCGACGCCGGCGAGGGCGCCGAGCAGGCCGAGGGCGAGCGCCGCCCAGGTCAGCGCGCCTGCGGCCGCGGTCGCACTGGCGGCGCTGTTCGCGCTGGCCAGTTCGGCGTCGACCGGTGTGGCGGCGCCGTGTCCCCCGGCGGCGGCCTCGAGGGTCACGTACGGCGCCGGCTTGTCGAGCTCGCCCCAGCCTTCGACGGACTCGGGGATCTCGATCCAGGCGGACTCGCCCTCGGTGCAGGTCTGGACGGTCGGGAAGTACAGCGTCTGTCCGGCCTCGCCCGCCAGTCGCACCGAGAGGCCGAAGTCGCGGAACTGGTCCCCCGGCAGTTCGTTGCCCGGCTCGGCCGTCCACACCACCTCGCGGACGCCCTCGGTGACGGTCTCGCCGTGGGCCTCGTAGGGCTCGTCGAGTTCGCCGATCACGATCTCGACCGTCCAGCCGGGCAGCTGCTCGGGCGTCGCCGACTGCACACCTGCCGGCATCTGGGCGGCGACGGCCGTGGTCGCCGCCTCACCGCACCCGTGCGGGACCCGCAGGGCGAAGGCGGTGTCGCCCTCGGCCGGCGCGACGTTCGGGCTGGCGGTGACGTGGGCGGTGGCGGGGGACGCGACCAGCACCGCGAGGGCGGTGCCGGGAAGCAGGACGGACGCGAGACGACGGCGCATGGGCAGCTCTCCGTTGGGGGGTGGTCGTGCCGGTGGCGGCATCGAGCGGGCAGTCGTGCCGTGCCCCACGGCGGTTCCCCGCCGCACGCGAGGCAGGCGACGGCGTACGCTGGCCGGACGACGTACGCCGGTCCGGGAACCGATGGACGACCTCACACGACTGTTGCGGGCCGCCGGGGAGGGCGACCGCTCGTCGCTCGCTTCCTTCATCCGCCGCACGCAGGACGACGTGTGGCGCTTCTGTGCGCACCTGGTCGACCGGGAGTCGGCCGACGACCTGACACAGGAGGTCTACCTGCGGGCGATGCGTTCGGCGGAGCGCTTCCGCGGGGACGCGTCCGCCCGCACGTGGCTGTTGACCATCGCCCGCAACACCGCCGCGGACGAGATCCGGCGCCGGCAGCGGCGACGCCGGCTGCCGCCGGTGACCGAAGCGTTCGCCCCCGACCACGCGGGTGATGTCGAGCTGCGCGAACTGGTGGCCCACCTCGACCCGGATCGACGCACCGCGTTCGTGCTCACGCAACTGCTCGAGCTGGGGTACGCCGAGGCGGCCGAGATCTGCGGGGTTCCGATCGGCACGATCCGCTCGCGTGTGGCGCGGGCGCGGCAGGACCTGCTGGCCCGGCTCGACCCGGCGCGAGACCAGGCGCTGGACCCCTCCCCGGACTCGGCACGCTGACGCCAGACCGGTTTCCGGTCGGCAGCGCGTCCTACCGGCGGTCGGGGGCCGAGGCGGCCCGCTGGTACGCCTGGGCGGCCGCCTCGAGCTCGCCTTCCTCGGTCAACAGCAACGCGAGCTCGAAGTCGGCGAAGAACACCGTCTCGCGAACGACGGGATCGTCCGGGTCCAGCGCGGCGGCCGCTGCTGCCGCGTCGCGCAGGGACTCGCAGGTCTCCCGGGCAGCCGAGCGCCGACCGGACTCGTGCAGTTCGAGCACCCGGTCGGCCTCGGCGCGCAGCCAGGAGGCGGCGCCGTCCATGTCAGCTCGCCGCCGTCGCCCTGACGGCCGCGGCCGTCGCGGCGGTCACCACCGAAGCAGTGCCGCGACGCCCCCGTGCTCGCCCAAGGGCGCGGACGGGGCCTGGGCGACCGGCGTCACCGCGGCGCCGGTGGCGACGGCCTTCTCGATCAGGCGCTCCACGAACAGCGGCTCCTCGGTGAACTCGACGCCGTCGGACTGCGCGAGCTCGCCGTCGACCTCCGGGTGCAGGGTGTCCTGCGAGGAGCGGTAGCCCGTCAGCTGCAGACGGTCGTCGAACAGCAGATGGGCGACCCGGCCCTCGTTGAGCGCGTCACACACGTCACCGAGGCCCAGCGCACCGGCGTTGCCCGACAACGCCCGGTCCAGGACCCGGTCGACGAGCTCGTGCTCGCGCTGCTCGTGCACCGACCGCAGCAGCGGCCAGGCGTTGGCCGCGACGGCCGCCGTCGTGTGGTGCTCCCAGTCCTGCTCGGCGTGGATCACCCGCAGGCCGTCGTCCTCACCGACGAGGTTGGCGAAGAACTCGCGCAGCTGGGCGCTGCCGGAGACGACCAGCCGGTCCCATCCGTGTTCCTTGGCGGCACCGGTGACGTCATCGACGAGCGAGCGCATCCAGCGGTTGCGGTTCTCGTCGACGCGTTGCTCGAACATCTCCTTGTGGTCCACGCCGTGGCCCTGGATCTGCGGGGCGGCCGGCGAGGGTCCGCTCTTGCGGTCGGCGGTCTGCGCGTCACCGAGCTCGAAGGCGTCGGTGGCGAGCTCCTCGGCCTCGCCGACCTTCCAGCTCAACAGCCGCGAGCCACTGCGTGAGAGCACCAGGACGCCGGCCGGCCGGCCTTCGTCGACGGCGGCGACCAGTGGGCGCACGAAGGGGCGTTCGTGGTGCACCACCCGTTCCCGGAACGGGATCTGCAGCGCGACCGACGCCGTACGGCCCGAGGCGACACCGACGAACAGGGCGCGGCCCTGGCCGTGTGCCTTGGGATCGAGGAGGCGGTCGAGTTCGCCGTTGATGGCGTCGATCCGCTGCTCGACCGCGGTCGCGAGATCGCGGTCGGCCTCGGCGAGCCGGGCCTTGAGATCCTTGATCTGGTTGCGGATCTCGATCGGCTGGGTCGGCTGTGGATCGGCGGCCTGAGCCGGTGTGTGCCCCACGTAGAACGAGAGCACACCCTGCTCGTCCGTGAAGTCGATGAGGTCGTTGATGAGGGAGTCAGCGAGATTCATGGGACGACCCTAACCCCGCACCTCGGGGGGTGCGGAGGGCTCCGGCACGGCCGGACGGCGGGTGGACCACTCCGCCGACGGACCTCGGGACATGGGCGGCGAGCGGGCGGTCGCCCGCGCCGGGGAGCGGTACCGTCGGCGCCTCGACGGAGGCGACCACGAATGTTCTCCCGGGCCGTGAGGCTGACCCGCATCCGCGGTGTCGACGTGCGCCTCGACGTGTCGCTGCTGCCGTTCGCGGCCCTGGTCGCCTGGTTCTTCGCCGACCGGTTCCAGCTCGGGCACGCCTGGCCGACCGCGCTCACCATGGCCGCCGTCGGCTGCGTGCTGTTCTTCGCCTCCATCCTGGCCCACGAGCTCGGTCACGCCCTCGAGGCCCGTCATCGCGGCCTCGACGTGCAGCGCATCACGTTGTTCCTGTTCGGCGGCGTCACCGAGATGCACGCGACCTCCGACTCGCCGCGCGACGAGTTCGTCGTCGCCGCGGTCGGGCCGTGGATCAGTCTGGTGTGCGGGGCGCTGTTCGGACTGGTGTCGACGTTCGCGACGTGGACCCTGCCCGCCGGCACCGCGGCACCGGTCAGCGAGGTCGCCGGGCTGCTCGCCTGGGTCAACATCGTGCTGGCCGTGTTCAACCTCGTACCAGGTGCTCCGCTGGACGGCGGCCGCGTGTTGCGGGCCGGGCTGTGGTGGCTGCTCGACGACCGCCGTCGGGCGCTGCGCATCGCGGCGCGCTGCGGCCAGGTGCTCGCGGCGGGCCTGGTGCTGCTGGGCGTGCGCGCCGTGCAGGTCGCCGGCCTCGACGGGCTGTTCGGCGGCCTGTTGTGGCTCGCCGTCGGTCTGTTCCTGTGGTCGGCGGCACGCGCCGAGCTGCGACAGAGCGCCATCGACGCGCTGCTCGAGGGTCGTCGCGCCCGGGACCTGATCGGCGCCCTGCCGCGCGCGGTCGCCCTGGACCAGCCGCTCGACGTGTTCGACCCGCAGGAGGCGGCCGACGGACGCTCGCTCGTCCCGGTCGTCGGCGACGACGGCGCGCTCGCCGGGGTCGTCGCCGTCCGCGAACTCGACGACCTGCACCCCACCGACCGCGCCGCCCGCTCGGCCCGCGACCTGCTCCAGCACGTCGACCACCTGCCCCGCGTCGGACTCGACGACGACGTGCGCGAGCTGATCGCGGCGTTCTCCGGGTCGTCGGACGCGGTCCGGGTCCACGACGGTGGTGCGGACCTGGCCGTGGTCACCGAGCGCGAGGTGGCCCGTGCCCTGACCGCCCTGCGCCGCACCGGTCGGACGGCGACGGCGACGACGAGGGCCGCGTCGTGACCTCCTCCGACGTCTCCACCCCCGACGGCACCGAACCGCTCGCCGCGTCCGGTCCACCCGACGACGACCGGCCGCGGCGCTCGCTGTGGCGGCGGACGTTCTACCTCGCCACCGTGGCCGTGGTGCTGTGGGCGGCGGTGCTCGTGCCGCTGCCCTACGTCGAGTACCTGCCGGGCACGCCCACCTCGATCGAGCCGCTGATCGAGATCGAGGGCGCCGAGACGACCGCGCTCGACGGCGAGACGGCGCTGTTGACCGTGGTCCTGCGCCAGCAACCCGCCCTGCCGGCCCTGCGGGCGCTCGTCTCCGACCAGCGGCGCCTGCTGCCGCTGTCGCAGATCTTCCCGCCCGACGTCGACCGGGACGCGTTCTACGCCCACGAGCGCGAGGTCTTCGGCCGGCAGTTCGAGATCGCCGCCGTCGTGGGCGCGCAGGCGGCGGGCGTCGAGACCACGATCCTGTCCGAACCGGTGATCGTGAACGTCCTGCCCGGTAGCCCGGCCGACGGGGTGCTCCAGCCCCGCGACGTGCTGCTCGAGGTGGACGACGAGCCGGTCGTGGCCGCCGAGGAGGTGCAGGCGCGGACCCGCGCGGGCAGCATCGGCGAGGCCCTGCCGCTGACCATCCGTCGTGGCGAGGAGACGATCCGCACCACCGTGACGCTCGGGGAGCTGCCCGGGGTGGAGCATCCCGGCCTGGGCATCTCGTTGGAGACGGCCGTCTACGACCTCGAGCTGCCGTTCGAGGTGGGCCTGGCCGGCACCACCCGCATCGGTGGGCCCAGCGCCGGGATGATGGTCGCGGTGACCGTCTACGACCTGCTCACCGACGAGGACCTGCTGCGCGGTCGGGCCGTGCTGGGCACCGGGACGGTCGACGCGGACGGTCGGGTCGGGCCGGTCGGCGGTGTGCCGGAGAAGATGCTGGCGGCCGCGGCCCACGGTGCGGACGTGGTGCTGGTACCCGCCTCGCAACTCGAGGACGCCCTCACCACCGCACCGGACGGTCTCGACGTGATCGGGGTGGCCACCATCGACGAGGCCATCGACGCACTGCAGGACTGACGCGACGGGCCGGCGGCGGGACCGCGCGGCGTCCCCGGCTCAGACCGGGGTGGTGTCGCGCGTCGCCGTCCGGCAGCGCGTCACGAAGGTTCCCAGCAGCTGCATCCCCGCGCTGGTGAGCACCGACTCGGGATGGAACTGGACACCCTCGACGTCGACCTCCCGGTGACGCATGGCCATGACCAGCCCGTCGGAGGTCTCGGCCGTGACCTTCAGGGTCGAGGGCAGCGACGCCCGCTCGACGACCAACGAGTGGTAGCGGGTGGCGTCGAAGGGCACCGGCAGGTCCGCGAGCACGCCCTCGCGCCGGTGGTAGATCGGACTCGTCTTGCCGTGCACCAGCACCGGTGCCCGTACGACGCGACCCCCGTAGACCTCGCCGATGCACTGATGGCCCAGGCACACGCCCAGCAGCGGGCGCCGACCGGCCACGAGGCGGATCACGTCGTTGGACAGGCCCGCGTCGGTCGGATCGCCCGGACCCGGGGAGATCACCACACCGTCGGGCAGCTCGGCGTCGAGCTCGTCCAGCGTGAAGGCGTCGTTGCGGACCACCTCCACCGCAGCGCCCAGCTCGCCGAGCTCCTGCGCCAGGTTGTAGGTGAACGAGTCGTAGTTGTCGACGATCAGCACGCGCGGAGGCGCATCGTGGTGGTCGGACACGTCGCTCACCTTCCTGCCAGCTCACGGCGGAGTCGCTCGCGGTCGAGATCGCCGGCCGCCGTCCGTGGGAGCCGGTTGACGACCGTCACACGGTCGGGAACGGCGGGCGCGTCGAGAAGATTCCGGCAGTGCGCGAGCAGGGTGTCCCCGTCGGCCCGTGCGCGCCGGCGGGTCACGACCGCTCCCAGCAGCAGCTCGCCGGAGGACACCACCCCGGCCGTCTCGACGGCCGGATGCTGCAGCAGCGCGGACTCGACGTGGCGGGGCGAGACGAAGCGACCGTCGCGCTTGACGACCTCGTCGATACGGCCCACGTGGGTGAACACCCCGTCGGCGTCCACCGTGGCGAGGTCGCCGGTGACCAGCCAGCCGTCCACGAACGTGCGCGCGGTGAGCTCGTCGCGGTCGAGGTAGCCGCGCGCGACCTGGGGCCCGTGCACCAGCAGCATCCCGGGGGTGTCGGGGGGCAGCACCCGACCGA
Coding sequences:
- a CDS encoding VLRF1 family aeRF1-type release factor translates to MNLADSLINDLIDFTDEQGVLSFYVGHTPAQAADPQPTQPIEIRNQIKDLKARLAEADRDLATAVEQRIDAINGELDRLLDPKAHGQGRALFVGVASGRTASVALQIPFRERVVHHERPFVRPLVAAVDEGRPAGVLVLSRSGSRLLSWKVGEAEELATDAFELGDAQTADRKSGPSPAAPQIQGHGVDHKEMFEQRVDENRNRWMRSLVDDVTGAAKEHGWDRLVVSGSAQLREFFANLVGEDDGLRVIHAEQDWEHHTTAAVAANAWPLLRSVHEQREHELVDRVLDRALSGNAGALGLGDVCDALNEGRVAHLLFDDRLQLTGYRSSQDTLHPEVDGELAQSDGVEFTEEPLFVERLIEKAVATGAAVTPVAQAPSAPLGEHGGVAALLRW
- a CDS encoding anthranilate synthase component II, giving the protein MSDHHDAPPRVLIVDNYDSFTYNLAQELGELGAAVEVVRNDAFTLDELDAELPDGVVISPGPGDPTDAGLSNDVIRLVAGRRPLLGVCLGHQCIGEVYGGRVVRAPVLVHGKTSPIYHRREGVLADLPVPFDATRYHSLVVERASLPSTLKVTAETSDGLVMAMRHREVDVEGVQFHPESVLTSAGMQLLGTFVTRCRTATRDTTPV
- a CDS encoding YcnI family protein; translated protein: MRRRLASVLLPGTALAVLVASPATAHVTASPNVAPAEGDTAFALRVPHGCGEAATTAVAAQMPAGVQSATPEQLPGWTVEIVIGELDEPYEAHGETVTEGVREVVWTAEPGNELPGDQFRDFGLSVRLAGEAGQTLYFPTVQTCTEGESAWIEIPESVEGWGELDKPAPYVTLEAAAGGHGAATPVDAELASANSAASATAAAGALTWAALALGLLGALAGVGALATARRR
- a CDS encoding sigma-70 family RNA polymerase sigma factor codes for the protein MDDLTRLLRAAGEGDRSSLASFIRRTQDDVWRFCAHLVDRESADDLTQEVYLRAMRSAERFRGDASARTWLLTIARNTAADEIRRRQRRRRLPPVTEAFAPDHAGDVELRELVAHLDPDRRTAFVLTQLLELGYAEAAEICGVPIGTIRSRVARARQDLLARLDPARDQALDPSPDSAR
- a CDS encoding site-2 protease family protein: MFSRAVRLTRIRGVDVRLDVSLLPFAALVAWFFADRFQLGHAWPTALTMAAVGCVLFFASILAHELGHALEARHRGLDVQRITLFLFGGVTEMHATSDSPRDEFVVAAVGPWISLVCGALFGLVSTFATWTLPAGTAAPVSEVAGLLAWVNIVLAVFNLVPGAPLDGGRVLRAGLWWLLDDRRRALRIAARCGQVLAAGLVLLGVRAVQVAGLDGLFGGLLWLAVGLFLWSAARAELRQSAIDALLEGRRARDLIGALPRAVALDQPLDVFDPQEAADGRSLVPVVGDDGALAGVVAVRELDDLHPTDRAARSARDLLQHVDHLPRVGLDDDVRELIAAFSGSSDAVRVHDGGADLAVVTEREVARALTALRRTGRTATATTRAAS
- a CDS encoding S16 family serine protease; translation: MTSSDVSTPDGTEPLAASGPPDDDRPRRSLWRRTFYLATVAVVLWAAVLVPLPYVEYLPGTPTSIEPLIEIEGAETTALDGETALLTVVLRQQPALPALRALVSDQRRLLPLSQIFPPDVDRDAFYAHEREVFGRQFEIAAVVGAQAAGVETTILSEPVIVNVLPGSPADGVLQPRDVLLEVDDEPVVAAEEVQARTRAGSIGEALPLTIRRGEETIRTTVTLGELPGVEHPGLGISLETAVYDLELPFEVGLAGTTRIGGPSAGMMVAVTVYDLLTDEDLLRGRAVLGTGTVDADGRVGPVGGVPEKMLAAAAHGADVVLVPASQLEDALTTAPDGLDVIGVATIDEAIDALQD